The segment GGCCAACGCGAAAGATCGGCCACGAGTGGATAAAAAGCTGCCGGTTGAATTGACGGCGTTTTAGGGGATATTTCTCATGCCGAATAAAGACGATTTTGCCATAGTCTTCAGCAAGCTCAAAAGTATTTTGCAAAAGTACGAATCGCGTTTAACCGTCAAGGCCAACACGGCGAGCAGTTACTATCTCGACGCGGCTTTTTCGGAGAAATTCAAGCGGGAGATATTTTTCGGCTCCGTGCAAATCAAAAAGAACTACGTGAGCTATTACCTGATGCCGGTTTATATGTTTCCGGAGCTTTTGCAGGGTATTTCTCCGGAGTTGAAGAAACGCATGCAGGGCAAATCGTGTTTTAACTTCGCGGCGGTGGATGAGAAAATTTTCCGCGAGTTGGCGCAGTTGACGAAAAAAGGTTTTGACAAATTCAAGCAGGAAAAATTGCTGGTGAAATAAACTCATATTTAAAACGTAAAGCCCAACGCGGACAAGCCGCAACCAAAAAGATTTACTCGCTCACAGAAAAGGAACTCTCACCGAAGTGATTTTTTTCTGTGAGAGTTCCAATTCTGTGAGCCAAAAGTCTTTGCTTTTTTTTGCAAAGATATCACTTGTAACAGACTAAAAGATTTGCGTTTTACGAATTGCGGCAAACACGGAGGAAGGAAAGTGTCACTATTTCTCGGTGAGCTGATTGGCACGGCGCTGCTCATTTTGTTGGGCGACGGCGTGGTGGCGAATGTGGTTTTGAAAAACACTAAAGGCAGCAACAGCGGCTGGATCGTGATTACGTTCGGCTGGGCGATGGCTGTTTTTGTCGGCGTGTTCACGGTGGCTGCGGTAAGCGGCGCGCATCTTAATCCTGCCGTGACATTGGGGTTGGCGGTCGCCGGCAAGTTTTCGTGGGCGAATGTGCCAACCTACATCATGGCGCAAATGCTCGGCGGCGCCTTGGGGGCAGGGTTGGTCTGGCTGCAATACAAATCGCATTTTGAGATGACGGACGACCGCGATCTCAAACTGGCGGTGTTTTGCACCGGGCCGCAAGTGCGCAACACTTTGAGCAACGTTCTCTCGGAAGTCATCGGCACTTTTGTGCTCGTTTTTGGCGTGCTCAACATGGCCGCGCCGGAGGTGGGACTGGGCGCAATGAATGCGTTGCCGGTGGCCTTGCTCGTGCTGGCCATCGGCTTGTCACTCGGCGGCACGACGGGCTACGCGATCAATCCGGCGCGCGATCTGGCGCCGCGCGTGATGCACTTTCTGCTGCCCATTCCCAACAAGCGCGACAGCGATTGGGGCTATGCGTGGATTCCTGTCGTTGCGCCCATCGTTGGCGGCTTGCTGGCGGCGTATGTTTTCATGGCGTTCCGTTTAAATTGAGCATGAGATGAGACTCGATCCCCGTCTGAAATCAATTTTTTTGGCGCTTGCCGGCGTTGCGAGTCTCGCGGTTTATTTGTGGCTTTTTGCCGAATCAAAACCGATTCAACTGCTGCGCAGCGCTCACACCCGGGAAGAGATTCTGGCGAAAGCCGAGCAGGCGTACCGCGCCTCGCCGCTGGGCGGATACGATTGGCCGCATGCCTTGCGCGTGAATGTCGACGACGATTTGTTTCGCTATATCCAATCCTCGCCAAACGGCGACAGCCTCAAAAGCAAGCTGCCGGTTGGCTGGTTGGAAGTGTCGTGGAAGGGGAAAATCGAACCGCCAAAGCAAGGCCTGGTGGTCGTCGATCTCGATGATGAGAAAAAAAGCGAGTCGGGACGCTTTATCATGGCGATGGAAGTCGGCGGCGATTATTACGATTTTATCGAGCACGACGACTCGCGCCTCGGCGTCGTCATCGGCGATGTTTCCGGCAAGGGCGTCTCCGCGGCGTTTTTCATGACGATGGCCAAGGGCATCATCCAGGCGTTGTCTCGCATCAACCCCTCGCCGAAATCGTTGCTCAGCGACATGAATTCCGTTTTTTATGAAAACACGCCGAGAGAAGTTTTCATCAGCTTGATTTACGGATTTTTCGACGTCGACAACAACACGCTGATTTTCGCCCGCGCCGGACACAATCCGCTCATCGTGCGCAAAAGCGTCGGTGGCGCGCCGGAGCTGCTGAATCCGCGCGGCCTGGCGATCGGCCTGGAAAAGGGAAACATCTTTGCGGCGACGATCGAAGAGAAAACTGTGCCGATTCAAAAAGGTGATGTCTTCGTTTTTTACACCGACGGCATTTCTGAAATGATGAACAAAAACGGCGAGGAATTTGGCGAAGAACGCTTAAGCCAGCTCGTCAACCGGCACGCGCAAGAATCCGCCGCGACGATTTTGGAGAAGGTCACGCAAGAAGTGAATCATTTTGCCGGCGGCGCCAACCAGCACGATGATTTTACCATGGTGGTGGTGAAGGTGGTGGGGTGAATGGGAAAAAAGATAAAAAAGAAAAACGTGACAAAAGGACTAATTGATAAGCAGAATAGTTGACTGTTGGGGAAATGCGAGGTTGATTTTTTGCGGCAATTTCAGTACATTCTCGAAGAACAATTTGACAAAGGCATAATCAGTTTATGAATTCTCTCAATCTCGAAAGCCTAAAGCAGGCGTTGGCTTCGGAAGAAATGATTGCATTCGCTTATTTGTTTGGCTCCCACGCTTCCGGCGATACCACGCCGTTAAGCGATGTCGATATTGCCGTCTATCCGGCGAGAAAAATGAGCCTGGATGACCGGCTGGCGATCATTCAGCGTTTGGGCAAGAAGACGAGATTAGAGAATTTGGATGTGACATTTCTGGATCGCCTCGATAATCTTTATCTTCTTTCAGAGCTGATTGATCGAGGCATCTTGCTGGTGGATAAAGATCCGCCGCGGCGGGAATTGTTTGAAGTGATGGCGCAGCACAAATTTTTCGATTTTCAGTACCAACGCAAACTTTTTATGGGCGTTTAAAATGAATCGCGATGCCATCGAAAAAAGTTTATGAGTTTGCTTAAAACCGCAGCGTAAACACCGTCTCGACGTTCGGTTCGGAGCGGGCGGTGATGGCGCCGCGATGCAGGCGCATGATTTGGCGGGAGAGGCTGAGGCCGATGCCGGAGCCTCCGGGTTTGGTGGTAAAAAACGGAATGAAGATTTTGTCGAGCACTTCGGGAACGATGCCGGGGCCGTTGTCGGCGACTTGAATGATCACGCGCCCGCCGTCGTCCAGCCGCGCGATTAATGAAATGGCGGCATTGGGGAGACCCTCCACGGCTTGAATCGCATTCAACAACAAATTGATCAAGACCTGCTCGATCATTTCGGGATCGGCGGTCAGCTCCAGGCTTTCCGGCTCAACCTCAATGTTCAAGTTGACGGTTTTTTCCTTGAAGGAGGCGCGCAAAAGCTGTTCGACGCCGGCAAACAATTCGGTAATGCGAAAAATCTTGAGATTCGGCCGCGGGATGCGCGTCAAGCTGCGATAGGCATCGACAAAGTGCAGCAGGCCTGCGCTGCGTTTTTGAATCGTTTGCACCGCGCCGCGCATGTCGCCGATTTCGTCTGCGCTGATTTCATCGCGGGCGGGTTTTTTCGCGTCGAGCCAATCATTCACCGTTGACGCCAGCGAGGCGATCGGCGTCACCGAGTTCATGATCTCGTGGGTGAGCACGCGAATCAGGTTTTGCCAGGCCTCCATTTCCTTTTCTTCCAATTCGCTTTGAATATTTTGCAGGGAAACCAGCGTAAAAATCTGCTCGCGCAATTTGAATTCGGTGGCGTAAATCGCCAGATGCAGCAGCTCGTTTTTCGCCTCGATTTTGA is part of the candidate division KSB1 bacterium genome and harbors:
- a CDS encoding aquaporin family protein; translated protein: MSLFLGELIGTALLILLGDGVVANVVLKNTKGSNSGWIVITFGWAMAVFVGVFTVAAVSGAHLNPAVTLGLAVAGKFSWANVPTYIMAQMLGGALGAGLVWLQYKSHFEMTDDRDLKLAVFCTGPQVRNTLSNVLSEVIGTFVLVFGVLNMAAPEVGLGAMNALPVALLVLAIGLSLGGTTGYAINPARDLAPRVMHFLLPIPNKRDSDWGYAWIPVVAPIVGGLLAAYVFMAFRLN
- a CDS encoding serine/threonine-protein phosphatase → MRLDPRLKSIFLALAGVASLAVYLWLFAESKPIQLLRSAHTREEILAKAEQAYRASPLGGYDWPHALRVNVDDDLFRYIQSSPNGDSLKSKLPVGWLEVSWKGKIEPPKQGLVVVDLDDEKKSESGRFIMAMEVGGDYYDFIEHDDSRLGVVIGDVSGKGVSAAFFMTMAKGIIQALSRINPSPKSLLSDMNSVFYENTPREVFISLIYGFFDVDNNTLIFARAGHNPLIVRKSVGGAPELLNPRGLAIGLEKGNIFAATIEEKTVPIQKGDVFVFYTDGISEMMNKNGEEFGEERLSQLVNRHAQESAATILEKVTQEVNHFAGGANQHDDFTMVVVKVVG
- a CDS encoding nucleotidyltransferase domain-containing protein, with amino-acid sequence MNSLNLESLKQALASEEMIAFAYLFGSHASGDTTPLSDVDIAVYPARKMSLDDRLAIIQRLGKKTRLENLDVTFLDRLDNLYLLSELIDRGILLVDKDPPRRELFEVMAQHKFFDFQYQRKLFMGV
- a CDS encoding ATP-binding protein, with translation MVYKNFRLNCILRAALLGATIYLFCHLLLQTTLYATIVIVGSIIFYQIYSLIHYVEKTNRDLTRFLEAIKHTDFSQTFSTTGLGSSFEPLKKAFNEVIEEFRRARAEKEEHFRYLQTVVQHIGIGLIAFGRDGEVSLINTAAKRLLGVTHLKNIKTLETLSQPLVATLLQLESGGKALVKIEAKNELLHLAIYATEFKLREQIFTLVSLQNIQSELEEKEMEAWQNLIRVLTHEIMNSVTPIASLASTVNDWLDAKKPARDEISADEIGDMRGAVQTIQKRSAGLLHFVDAYRSLTRIPRPNLKIFRITELFAGVEQLLRASFKEKTVNLNIEVEPESLELTADPEMIEQVLINLLLNAIQAVEGLPNAAISLIARLDDGGRVIIQVADNGPGIVPEVLDKIFIPFFTTKPGGSGIGLSLSRQIMRLHRGAITARSEPNVETVFTLRF